Below is a window of Camelina sativa cultivar DH55 chromosome 11, Cs, whole genome shotgun sequence DNA.
TTGGCATACCAACCGGTTAACCTATATTGAAGCCGATCCTTTATGAACCCCAACAAATGTTGTTTCGATCCACTTAAACATTCAGGAAAACCTTAATATTTTCCTGCACCACCTTCTAGACAATCcccaaattttcttttatccaGTCCCAATCTAACTTATTTGATTTAGACCCAAATGTAATAGCTgatttttccttattaattacTTGACCAGACATCCATTCATACTGCTGCAAGCATCTCATCATCTCAGCACATTGTGGTCTATTTGCTttacagaagaaaagactaTCGTCTGCAAATAACAGATGATTAATTTATGGACCAGAGTGGTGAAATTGAATACTAATGATACAGCCTGCCATTGTAGCTTGATCGAAGAGATGAATCAAAGCTTCAGTACATAAGAcaaaaagaaagggagaaagagGATCTCCCTATCTAATACCTCTTTCAGGCTTGATTAATCCAACCGGCTCTCCATTCATTATCACTGAATAACTAACAGAGGAAACACATCCCATAGTCCAAAAGATCCACCTATCATGAAACCCAAGAGCTTGGAGCATGTCTTTCAAAAAACTCCATTCCACTCTGTCATATGATTTAGACATGTCTGTTTTAACCATCATGAACTCTTGAGATACCGTTGGATGAGTGTGAAGCATGTGATCATGAGCAATCAGGAGGTTGTTAGAGATCAATCTTTCTGATACAAACGCAGCTTGTGTTGGAGAGACTATAGTTGGCAGATGCACAAGGATTTTTGAAACTATCTTGTAGATCACAGAGCACAAACTGATAGGCCTAAGATCTGTCATTCTTTTTGGAGCCTAAATCTTAGGGAGGAGACACAAGTGAGTATGGTTCCAACCCTCAGGAAGAAGACCCGTTTCAAAAAACTGTAGTACCTCACTGTTAACATGTTCCTTCATCAGATGCCAAtaagttttgaaaaagaaacCAGTTAAACCATCATGGCCTGGAGCGCTCTCATTGCTAATCGAAAAGGCAGCTTTCTTTATCTCTGCTATGGTAATATTCCTTGAAAGGTCTTGGTTCATATTGTTTGTTACTCTTGGTTGAAAGTTAAGGAGCAGTTCACTAACCGAAGTAGGAGACGATGATTTAAACAGATCTGTGAAATTCTTAACTGCAACCTCTCCTTTTCCCAGCTCTGAGAATTGTTCTACCCCCTTATCATCAACCAGGAAAGGTAGCGAGTTTTTTTATTCTTGCAGTTTTCACTAATGCCTGAAAGAATTTAGTATTTCTGTCTTCATGAAGAAGccatttttctttgcttttttgtctccaatacacttcttcttctcgaaATGCGATTGCCAATTCTCTTTTAATCACATTTATCCTTGTGAAACACGGATGTAAAGATGCATCTTGTGTTGCCAACTCTTTTTGCAATCTTTTGATTCTAATCTCTGAACTAGACCACACTCTTTTCTTCCAACTTCCAATAGCCTTTCTGCAATTTTCAAATCTTTTCATCACAGAAATGTTGTTGCCCCTAGATCTCTTCTCATTCCAAGCTTTCTGAATTACTTCCATAAAAGAAGGATCCTCTGCCCACCttttgtcaaaccaaaattGCCTCTTGAATAACTCCTTATGACATGAAAAATGAACCAAAACAGATTTATGATCTGATCCTAGCTTCTCAAGAAACCACTGGTGACTActtggaaacaaagaaaaccaagTCGGGTTCCCAAAGCAACGATCAATTTTACACTGTATCCACTGTTTATCTCTAACACCACCCCAAGTAAAACCATTTCCAGAACTACCCAATTCAGCCATATCACAGTTTGCCAAAAGCTCTTGAAAAGGGTGAAAAGAACTGAGATCCCTCAATGGCCCTCCCAATTTATCCTTATTGGATAATATGGAGTTAAAATCTCCTATCATACACCAAGCTTCTAATCTAGACAAAccaaaaaatgtgattttatcCCAAACCGCAGATCTAAGGCCAGTAATCGGGTTCCCATACACACAAGTAATAAACCAAACTTTAGAACCACTAGAAACTTtcatatctataatatttttataaacaaccAGAAACTCGATATCTATATTGTCTTTCCAAAAAACTGCGAGCCCACCACTAGTTCCTACTGGTTCAACAGTTTTAAGGTTACTATAGCCTAACCAACCTTGAACCTTTTTCAAATAAATACTAGAGTTCTTAGTCTCCATGAGGAAAACGATATCAGGAAAATGAGCCTTTCTCATTTCCTTGAGATGGAGAATTGTCCAAGAGTTCCCCTGAAAATTCCAACTGAAAATACCTATTGATCTTGCGGCAGTTCACCTTGAACCACCGAATCTTTGTCTCTCTGGATACCTTTGCCCAATCCATTCCCTTGTTCCTGAACCAAAATTTTCCCACTAATTTCCATTTGATTATCAAGTAACTTATCTCGAGTTTTCAGATTTTTCCCTTTTCGATCCTTTGTATTTTTTAACCACGATCTAGGTCTTTTAGCAGAAGATAATTTCTGTTGCAAAATCTTTGAGGAAGTAGCCTCTAAACCACCCGAATATAAGGCTAAaggagagaaataaaaagaattacCTTGAGGCAACTTTGAAGAGGAGTTTCATAACTCGAGATCTTCTGATTCATCACATCAGCTTTGATTGCATCAGCCAATAGTTTCGGTAAGGAACAATCTGCATCTATAATATCTTTACCAAGAAGATCTACCTTCTTGCCTTTAGTGAGGACCCTTGTAGAGTCTTGTGAGGAACTTTGAAGTGGAATTTTAAAACTCGAGGTCTTCGAATTCAGCAAATCAGCTTTGATTGCATCAGCTAGTAAATTCATTGAGGAACAATCTCCAGCTGTAATATCTTTGCCAAGTAGATCCCAATACTTGCCTTTAGTCAGAACCCTTGTAGAATCTGATGTATTAACCAAAAGTTGAGGTTCAGTAACTATCTGAGCAAAAGGACACCTACTCTTATCATGAGTCAATCTTTGGCACTGAAAGCATCTTTTACGAATTCTCTGGTAATCTATTCCAATCTTGACAATTGATCCATTAGGAAGTTGAAGttctttgaaaattttcaacCCCTTTGAAACATCAAGTAAGATCTTAACCCGAACATAGTCCTTGCTTTGAGCCTCTTTCTCCTCAAAAGGCAACTCTAAAACTTGACCTACGCAACCAGCAATTTCTCTAATAGTTTCCTTCATATAATGATTCACTGGTAAATTACGCAGCCTAATCCATACCGGTAGAAACATCAGATAATTGGCAGGAGGATCTTCAACCCATCTTTCCATGACGACTCCCCAATCATCTTGAGTCCACACTTTAGTCTTTAATATCTCATTTATATCTTCTTCATACTTGAAAATGAACTGAAAACGATCTCTTGATAAAGCAACACCTCTGACTCTGTCATACAATCTCCAAATCATTGGCATCTCTAAAATCCAATTAGACATACGCTGATAGTCAGGGTTTAGAAAACAACCTATTAAGCTTCTTATGTTTCTTTCGGATGAGTAAAACTGAGGAAGATTAGATAAAACCAGAGgtttatcctcttcttcttcaattgacATCTCTTGAAGATACTGCTCCAAGTGTTTTTCCATTTCAGAATCGATTTGAGAAAGGAGAATCAGAACCACCGATTGAAAACAGATTTTTCCTATTAAAATCTTCTGAAGATTTTAACCAATCCTAtagcaacaaaagaaagatgaagacaAGATTTAAGAGTAGAACCCGATTTGTATTTGTCTGAAGCCGAACAGAAAATGGTGATATCTCCGGATAAAAACTAGAACTGAGAGAAAAGATCTTGAGCCCACAAGGTTTGGGATGCGGTGTAATTTACGGCATTTAAGACGGTAACGAGAAAACCAAACAATTCAGCAGCTAGGAGAGAGAACAGAGCATTCCTTTGCCGGAAGGTTTTTTGAAAGATTGTCAGCGCTTTTTTGGAAACTAATGcattcacaaattaaaaactgttagaaaataaaataaatattaacgTCGGTTTAGCATATGATGTTAATTCGACTCATCTCAAGCTATTTCTCCCCggatcaaaatataaaataacaaacGATTTAAGAAACGTGCGTATGACATAAATATACTCACAAGCATCTGTGACACCATAGATTTTGTAAACTTATTTCAAACTCCGAATAAAAGGTGTTAGAAAATGTTTACACGACCTTTGACTTTGCTCTGCATCCATCAAAATCCACATTGTGACACCATCATCGTTTTCCATGAGATTACAACTATTAAGACAAGCTAACCTTCCCTTCTAAGTTATCAGGTTACCCCAAAAATCTTCGAATGGGAATCTTATCATATCGAACTTTTCAGTTCTGATATCAAAACTCATTACTATGAAAATATCCGAATCTTCATCAAGATAGGAGGCATTATAATATAGAACACCGTTGATGCATCGCCCTGAACTACTGTAATAAGCACGATGCTTGTAACTGGTTTTAGCCGTTCTCCATGATTTTTCAGCTGATCCCCCAATGTTAAAACCCGACACTCGTTAGAGGCCTCACTAGACGGCATGCACACAACTTTGTGTTTACCCTCGATTGGATCGTATGCTAGAAAGACTATTACACCATACCAGGACTCCTCTATGGGTTTGGTTAAGGTTAAGACTTAAGAATTGTCTCGTGCTAGGGTTCCAAATCACGGGGTTTGCTAACTTTCGAAAGCAGATTAAGTCtgtaaatgcggatgaggtgcaaataataaagtgcataaagtaaataacacaagagctttgttaacgaggttcggtttttcctactccccgggaccatgtccagatttcgattccactagaacaagaaagcaaatacaacctattcgcaaacgcgtaaatcaagcacaaccctcttaattcacctctccgttctataacatgaaatcttaaggataaatctctacccttaactaaactcacaccgagcctagattcaaaccaagataacctaacattgggctaaactccccctaagcctagacttcagatcttcaactctcttgagcaaccttcacaccgacgaacaaagaagcttgaacaacccaagcaccaaaccgcgaaactaagtCGCACACAAATAGAAAGCTCTCTAGGGTTCTAACctttatgcctcagctctcttgcttttctaggacgtgcccaacgcctccttatatacccatcaagactttctaatcaccataggagaagatttccaaattccattaggaaaaagactttttcctttttgctattttccttttccttgtaaaactccaatttaattaaccaaatcaatagtagttttcctcttcaattcatcctcaaaccttccttcaatattgccttctcaaaccttctagaaactcCTAACACACCTACAATCTTGTATCACTTCTTGTatcacacagacactacttcagacataccaatacatcttcattctccccctttttgactatgCTTGTGAACTCATCAGTCCAAACTCCTAAACAACATCACCAaacacatcttcattctccccctgaATGAGTCACAACATGGTCAAAACTAACTGGAAAATTCTCCCCGCTTTGCAATACGCGGTTGATAGCCTAGTACACCACCTCCATTGTAATTATCTTTTCTAACCCATATCTTGTTGCGCTTTAGACCTCCATAGTTAACTTCTTGAATAAACCTGAAACAATTCCTCTTAATATGTCCTTGAACTCCACAATGATAACATGTAGGACCACAAAACCTCACATCAAAAGCATTCTCCATGCGGCTCCTCTCTCTCAACAATCTGAAACATCTTGGCCTAATATGCCCAACAATACCACAATGATGGCAAACAGGTCGAAAAACTTTTCTAGGTGCACTCTGCAATTCAGAGATTTTTGTACCACATCCTCTCACAAATACAGTCTCTGAAGCAGCCTCTGTAGCAGTCTCTGAAGTAGTCTCTAGAACAGTTCTTGATGCAGACGTGATTTTTTCACTAGAAACAAACACCATATccgattttgaaacttttccttCATATCCAAGTCCACACTTATCAGTCTTGCCAATACTCAGAATGTGATCCAACTTCTTTGTACCATTATTAAGCattctcaaattcttttgagtttcttcaagttgcactttagcttgtaatgcttcttctcccttctctgtggcatgtttctcttctttaacaACTTTAGCCTCTAACTCGAGCTTCTCcttaatcaaaactgaattttCTTCAACTACCTTAAGCCAATGTGCATACAACTTCTCATAGCTCTTACCAAGTTCTTCATAACTCATATCCTCTccatcactatcactatcataTTCATTTTCAGatgcagttgcaggttttgcTGCAGGTTCAGAAGCAGTTGTAGACACTGATGCAGATGCTGATTCAGAACtatcttcaaaagttgtaaacgccacaaaattcttcagttcttcttcctcatctgaatcagtttcagaatcacTAGTAACAACATTCATAGCCTCTTCTTATGCTTTTGTAGACTGGCACAATCAGACCGTACATGACCATATCCTTtgcattcaaaacattgaacattctttgatgaagtcttcatctcttcacccattctacttttcttctcttcgcccTTACGCTTCAGAAATTTAGCAAATTGTCTTGATAACATAGCCATTGAATCTTCACAAGATGGTAACTTAAGAGCTACTCCAatgtcaacttccttctttattgCTACCTTAACttgatcatctttcttctttactccttCAGCTTCATATGCTTTGCTTAATTCAAAAGCCTTTAGAATCCCtacaaactcatcaaaaaccATCTCATCTAAATTATGAACTTCTTCAACTACagaaatttttgactcaaattttgtAGGAAATGATCGCTTCAGTTTCTTAACAAACTGCTTTCCAAGAGCAAAAGCTTCATTAGATATATCACATAACTTAGCACTAAACTCAGCcacagtttctttttcttccatccttagattctcaaattgtAATGCCAACATATCCAGCTTTGTTCTCTTAACACTTGAAGTACCCTCAAACATATTTTCCAATGACTTCCATGCTTTCTGAGCTGATACACATTGAGAAATTAACTTGAAGTGGCTTGAATCAACGGCATTGTAAATCGCTGTCTTGGCCGTTGAATTACAACTTGAGAGCTTTTTCTCTGCAACAGTCCACTTATCTCTTGGCTTAAGACTCTCAACTCCTTTATCATCCACGAATCTAGGGGGCTCCCAACCAAGCTCAATCAAATTCCAACAATCTTCATCAAGGTTACTAATAAACGCTTGCATACGAACCTTCTAATATCCATAATTCGTTGAATCAAGCAATGATGGTCTTGACATAGTATGCCTTCTCTCTATGAACNAACtatcttcaaaagttgtaaacgccacaaaattcttcagttcttcttcctcatctgaatcagtttcagaatcacTAGTAACAACATTCATAGCCTCTTCTTATGCTTTTGTAGACTGGCACAATCAGACCGTACATGACCATATCCTTtgcattcaaaacattgaacattctttgatgaagtcttcatctcttcacccattctacttttcttctcttcgcccTTACGCTTCAGAAATTTAGCAAATTGTCTTGATAACATAGCCATTGAATCTTCACAAGATGGTAACTTAAGAGCTACTCCAatgtcaacttccttctttattgCTACCTTAACttgatcatctttcttctttactccttCAGCTTCATATGCTTTGCTTAATTCAAAAGCCTTTAGAATCCCtacaaactcatcaaaaaccATCTCATCTAAATTATGAACTTCTTCAACTACagaaatttttgactcaaattttgtAGGAAATGATCGCTTCAGTTTCTTAACAAACTGCTTTCCAAGAGCAAAAGCTTCATTAGATATATCACATAACTTAGCACTAAACTCAGCcacagtttctttttcttccatccttagattctcaaattgtAATGCCAACATATCCAGCTTTGTTCTCTTAACACTTGAAGTACCCTCAAACATATTTTCCAATGACTTCCATGCTTTCTGAGCTGATACACATTGAGAAATTAACTTGAAGTGGCTTGAATCAACGGCATTGTAAATCGCTGTCTTGGCCGTTGAATTACAACTTGAGAGCTTTTTCTCTGCAACAGTCCACTTATCTCTTGGCTTAAGACTCTCAACTCCTTTATCATCCACGAATCTAGGGGGCTCCCAACCAAGCTCAATCAAATTCCAACAATCTTCATCAAGGTTACTAATAAACGCTTGCATACGAACCTTCTAATATCCATAATTCGTTGAATCAAGCAATGATGGTCTTGACATAGTATGCCTTCTCTCTATGAACTCATCACAACTGATTCAAAGCTCTGCCTTACTTCCTGAACTACCCTCACCCTTGATCTATCCGAAACTAGACTTAATCTCTATCGagaacccgctctgataccacttgtaaatgcggatgaggtgcaaataataaagtgcagaaagtaaataacacaagagctttgttaacgaggttcggtttttcctactccctgggaccacgtccagatttcgattccactagaacaagaaagcaaatacaacctactcacaaacgcgtaaatcaagcacaaccctcttaattcaccgctccgttctataacatgaaatcttaaggataaatctctacccttaactaaactcacatcgagcctagattcaaaccaagataacctaacattgggctaaactccccctgagcctagacttcatatcttcaactctcttaagcaaccttcacacacatGTCACACcaacgaacaaagaagcttgaacaacccaagcaccaaaccgcgaaactaagccgcacgcaaacagaaagctctctagggttctaacctttatgcctcagctctcttgcttctctaggacgtgcccaacacctctttatatacccatcaagacttcctaatcaccataggagaagatttccaaattccattagaaaaagactttttcatttttgctattttccttttccttgta
It encodes the following:
- the LOC104724870 gene encoding uncharacterized protein LOC104724870 translates to MEKHLEQYLQEMSIEEEEDKPLVLSNLPQFYSSERNIRSLIGCFLNPDYQRMSNWILEMPMIWRLYDRVRGVALSRDRFQFIFKYEEDINEILKTKVWTQDDWGVVMERWVEDPPANYLMFLPVWIRLRNLPVNHYMKETIREIAGCVGQVLELPFEEKEAQSKDYVRVKILLDVSKGLKIFKELQLPNGSIVKIGIDYQRIRKRCFQCQRLTHDKSRCPFAQIVTEPQLLVNTSDSTRVLTKGKYWDLLGKDITAGDCSSMNLLADAIKADLLNSKTSSFKIPLQSSSQDSTRVLTKGKKVDLLGKDIIDADCSLPKLLADAIKADVMNQKISSYETPLQSCLKVILFISLL